One window from the genome of Pyxicephalus adspersus chromosome 6, UCB_Pads_2.0, whole genome shotgun sequence encodes:
- the G6PC1 gene encoding glucose-6-phosphatase catalytic subunit 1 has protein sequence MIQNGMDVLHDSGVQMVHYLQSNYKSSQDWFMFISFAADLRNTFFIFFPIWFHLCESVGIKLIWVAVIGDWLNLVFKWILFGQRPYWWVHETNHYVNTSAPVIEQFPVTCETGPGSPSGHAMGSAGIYYVMVTSILTIMLKKRESSLKSWCLRGVLWSGFWAVQICVCLSRVFLAAHFPHQVVSGVISGIVVAEAFHHTQSIYKASLKKYILTTLFLISFAVGLYLILKATGVELLWTLEKAKKWCARPEWIHIDTTPFAGLFRNMGIFFGLGLALSSKLYQESCRGKRGSEITFRMCCIAASLIVLHLFDSFKPPTKVEMLFYTLSFCKSAAVPLAAVGIIPYCVSQLLHQQSKKNL, from the exons ATGATACAGAATGGAATGGATGTCCTACATGATTCTGGAGTCCAGATGGTCCATTACCTACAGAGTAACTACAAGAGTTCACAGGACTGGTTCATGTTCATCTCCTTTGCTGCTGATCTCAGAAACACCTTCTTCATCTTCTTTCCCATTTGGTTCCACCTTTGTGAATCGGTGGGCATCAAACTCATTTGGGTGGCTGTGATCGGTGATTGGCTTAATCTTGTCTTTAAATG gATTCTTTTTGGACAAAGACCGTATTGGTGGGTTCATGAAACTAATCACTATGTAAACACTTCTGCTCCAGTCATTGAACAGTTTCCTGTAACATGTGAAACTGGtccag GAAGTCCTTCAGGTCATGCTATGGGTTCTGCAGGAATTTATTACGTTATGGTGACTTCCATCCTTACAATCATGCTGAAAAAAAGGGAATCATCACTAAAGAGTTG GTGCCTGCGAGGAGTGCTTTGGTCTGGGTTTTGGGCTGTTCAGATTTGCGTTTGCTTGTCCAGAGTCTTCTTGGCTGCACATTTCCCACATCAAGTTGTGTCTGGAGTAATTTCAG GAATAGTTGTGGCTGAAGCATTCCATCACACACAATCTATCTATAAAGCAAGCCTTAAAAAATACATCCTAACTACACTCTTCCTGATTTCCTTTGCTGTTGGCCTATATTTAATTCTTAAAGCAACCGGTGTGGAGCTCCTGTGGACTTTGGAGAAGGCGAAGAAATGGTGTGCTAGACCTGAATGGATCCATATTGACACTACACCTTTTGCAGGCCTTTTTAGAAATATGGGCATCTTCTTTGGCTTAGGCCTAGCCCTCAGCTCTAAACTTTATCAAGAAAGCTGCCGTGGAAAGCGAGGAAGCGAAATAACATTCCGCATGTGCTGCATTGCTGCTTCTCTTATTGTTTTACACCTTTTTGACTCATTCAAGCCACCAACTAAAGTGGAGATGCTTTTCTACACTCTCTCATTCTGCAAAAGTGCCGCTGTACCCTTGGCTGCTGTGGGAATTATCCCTTATTGTGTTTCCCAGCTTCTTcaccaacaaagcaaaaagaatctttaa